A stretch of the Conger conger chromosome 3, fConCon1.1, whole genome shotgun sequence genome encodes the following:
- the LOC133125094 gene encoding A-kinase anchor protein 11-like gives MDACARIRGVPLKTRASIRKETVQESSTLNLKNLVKSRKQLCNVVLDLPIREMVSPTEIHFVCLPSHSLGDSITLQAVAAAPSDVTELLRSLHVPSLKDEELLLLKDSKNLLEKKDSTSQSGWLKAICILRFSLTPQSSINTALGLLARYAAGVKFAIELQSVHKATPDTCQSEDDDTNQSVSSIEDDFVTAFEHLEEEDTTDYPSSGAYCQHNRRDVASQTVPSHRKDKSGSRVIIRSISKKTSAKKSTPPEVSVSVQSSAVGWSTGSGSQWSFYSPSSPEKGRLTSTSLTESDESNCSSPSPIIFLDEVGYQKSLKAKLDIPKIPILKDGVEDSDSEVSEFFDSFDQFDDLEQALESTSKTKLFKDIASPGQTHKKKLSEDRGSKSRGSSAKAMNPQKFDHPILPANIKKPTPLKPGLASGAHSEVPDSPRQVRASGEENGALFSPDSSSAFSPLGEGGSFEYFWKADGDTTELRKPQDLCALYKTYSDFASTMSKDILASVCGYSSPVDMNINKNLSCVCHKEFQNVSGHLMKLSDIQETVTISKKSQTLTDGIQKFATDLVERSLGSAFRDLQKGVSSCTTTLCHLAARLTSSVFQMAFHEIGMRQAYVLKERAVNGLASFLVGEAMSEALKEFSIVRKQIFNNTVARFAADLAEELVFEGIMEVCQFSYPATPSTSSGWSFEQEEEVVSSYASDLSESVLQEAFIELSQVEVTFTTQAAISVSLDNMHYVSAEDSTPSTMTCDTATNDLELPCTSELDSASEKCTMRKALYCMSGVASCVPVPVAGKGISQFQNPEDVCHFKSSVSHTSQTSPKKSNCSELGLVTTSALDKSTATQTDLLPAAAQGNSAHGEMCGDDEETVFASDENIYEATSSRKTNFQNFSGNMVDLIVSEAYDLMATSKVKKTVGECADYLSKKIGSCIPSSRQVECPDLLSEDVVKSATKHADVQGNTDTSAPRTECLLSDREDKVDQRTVLQKNTSGVYSMLDKHSPASDKLTDTAYLREKDSRIDESSLFPLQPSFNRDSRETDFRNVWQFRDASLEARSLSMKDALEVPSIELAGQGDQKIVLEEALNIKRKCNGTPGTPPSTPLQQPPPVSQEKQIKQFSKKLKGKLAKAFSPATPPSTPQCQPPAGPLEARANSEKKDFMVKLMRSLSEEACRNEEEEYGRDSRCQSRMRGGDCRLEQNLPVETDQKIMQKGAFRYAERLAYHFVSMATEMDTLGLEEGGKLTDKEGEANLPVHSARFSQETLNCLWTYAGELAGEVINDVKKMMISSTHHGRKAWSDGQDESAECHSQLGHRECRLNNIADQWSSDLVTSVLSLQGSGASGLSSNFPSCESVTDEYAGYLIRVLKREGGSRELILDQYASRLAYRSIKSGLAHATRRIKQKSSLKLHSFRRFHHNDTDEVWRRSALETPFTDAQADQCTCQKTRDVSSGEYIELVNFAESLAYNITCDVTRKLRLPSVRLPKSLTDSCLYKKSKPGDMPDKLIKSSCSNSFLPYMEKHKQYHSTGSLNDGTYSDGVMQVIERYARKIVDDTLEVTLATAGHPALDDRIRMSRNVYAEKACHYCAVKECPFLRNVGRHYFQEIHRKRGQDCEASTVSCCNQARACSLEIPKIHINLDKREVFAEEVVSSAIEKAKRELSSTSLNADSGIGHDGASFAESLTTDIMASAISNICRAVSVSPPGRERTNTSESAVSQQLSAGEDSIGSWSNLSFEDEHPDESSSFLHLSDSNGNSSSWSSLGLEGEVCEDPLSLSPSDSNGTEDKEQDKELESKEHIDGNEPPRVESRPLLPERGLLVVTTHLGEQALDPQVNMVLQWIAASQSNLPMMQLGLPPDRELQLLPAVLQKVKEKEWRVGELLQALLRYCEELEPGTDPERRSGQPFFQWLLDQA, from the exons aTGGACGCCTGTGCCCGAATCAGAGGGGTCCCTCTGAAGACCCGGGCCTCCATTAGGAAAGAG ACTGTCCAGGAGAGCTCCACACTCAATCTGAAGAACCTTGTGAAGAGTAGAAAACAGCTGTGTAACGTGGTGCTGGACCTGCCAATCAGAGAGATGGTGTCTCCGACTGAG attcattttgtgtgtttaccCAGTCATTCTCTCGGAGACAGTATCACACTACAG GCTGTGGCAGCTGCCCCCAGTGACGTGACTGAGCTGCTTAGATCACTACATGTCCCTAGCCTGAAGGATGAAGAGCTGCTGCTGCTCAAAGACTCTAAGAATCTCTTGGAGAAAAAAGACAGTACTTCTCAG AGTGGCTGGTTGAAAGCCATCTGTATACTGCGGTTCTCCCTGACTCCTCAGAGTAGTATCAATACTGCACTGGGTCTACTGGCCAGATACGCTGCAGGTGTAAAGTTTGCCATAGAGCTGCAGTCTGTACACAAGGCCACACCTGATACCTGCCAATCTGAAGACGATGATACCAACCAGTCTGTATCCTCCATCGAGGATGATTTTGTCACCGCTTTTGAGCActtggaggaggaggacacCACAGATTACCCAT CTTCTGGTGCCTACTGTCAGCATAACCGGCGTGACGTGGCCTCTCAGACTGTCCCCTCCCACCGCAAAGACAAGTCTGGTTCCCGGGTCATCATCCGCTCTATCTCTAAAAAGACATCAGCCAAAAAGTCAACCCCTCCTGAAGTATCGGTTTCTGTACAGAGCTCCGCGGTAGGATGGTCCACAGGTTCTGGGAGCCAGTGGAGCTTCTACTCACCAAGCAGTCCTGAGAAAGGTCGCCTCACCTCAACCTCCCTCACAGAGTCGGACGAGTCCAATTGCTCAAGTCCAAGCCCTATTATCTTCTTGGATGAAGTAGGTTATCAAAAAAGTTTGAAAGCAAAGCTTGACATTCCAAAAATCCCCATCCTCAAGGATGGGGTGGAGGACTCTGATTCGGAGGTGAGTGAGTTTTTTgatagctttgaccagtttgatgACCTGGAACAGGCTCTGGAGAGCACATCTAAGACCAAGCTGTTCAAGGATATAGCATCTCCTGGCCAGACGCATAAAAAGAAGCTTTCAGAGGACCGAGGCTCAAAATCCAGAGGAAGCTCAGCTAAAGCTATGAATCCACAGAAATTTGACCATCCAATCCTCCCTGCCAACATAAAGAAacccactccactgaaaccagGTTTGGCTAGCGGTGCCCACTCTGAGGTCCCTGATTCCCCACGGCAAGTGCGAGCTTCTGGTGAGGAGAATGGAGCTCTCTTCAGTCCGGACAGTTCATCAGCGTTTAGCCCTCTCGGAGAAGGAGGATCTTTTGAGTATTTTTGGAAGGCAGATGGAGATACCACAGAACTGCGCAAACCTCAGGACCTCTGTGCACTGTATAAAACATACTCGGATTTTGCAAGCACTATGTCTAAGGATATCCTTGCATCGGTCTGTGGATACTCATCTCCCGTTGACATGAACATTAACAAGAACCTGAGTTGCGTTTGCCATAAAGAATTTCAAAATGTCAGTGGCCACCTCATGAAACTCTCTGACATACAGGAGACCGTTACTATATCCAAGAAATCGCAAACACTGACAGATGGAATACAGAAGTTTGCCACAGACTTGGTGGAGAGGAGCCTAGGGAGTGCCTTCAGAGATCTACAGAAGGGGGTGTCCTCTTGCACTACTACACTTTGCCATCTAGCTGCTAGGTTAACTTCCTCAGTTTTTCAAATGGCCTTTCATGAGATAGGCATGAGGCAGGCGTATGTATTAAAAGAACGTGCTGTAAATGGTCTGGCTAGTTTCTTAGTTGGGGAAGCCATGTCTGAGGCACTGAAAGAGTTCTCTATTGTGAGAAAGCAAATCTTCAACAACACAGTTGCCAGGTTTGCGGCAGATCTTGCAGAGGAGCTGGTCTTTGAAGGGATCATGGAGGTCTGCCAGTTCTCATACCCAGCCACACCCTCAACTTCAAGTGGTTGGTCTTTTGAGCAAGAGGAAGAGGTTGTTTCATCATATGCTTCGGACCTTTCGGAATCGGTACTCCAGGAGGCATTCATTGAGTTGTCTCAAGTGGAGGTTACCTTCACAACACAGGCGGCCATCAGTGTGTCTCTGGATAACATGCATTATGTCAGTGCTGAGGATTCCACACCATCTACAATGACATGTGATACTGCCACAAATGACTTGGAATTGCCATGCACATCTGAACTGGACAGTGCTTCAGAAAAATGCACCATGAGAAAAGCTTTGTACTGCATGTCTGGAGTTGCCAGTTGTGTGCCAGTACCTGTGGCAGGGAAAGGCATTTCCCAGTTTCAGAATCCAGAAgatgtttgtcattttaaatcTAGTGTTAGCCACACCTCACAAACTAGTCCCAAGAAAAGCAACTGCTCTGAACTGGGATTAGTGACAACATCAGCATTGGACAAATCCACAGCAACTCAGACAGACTTGCTGCCAGCTGCTGCCCAAGGCAATAGCGCACATGGTGAAATGTGCGGCGATGATGAAGAAACAGTCTTTGCCAGTGATGAGAATATTTACGAAGCTACGTCATCAAGGAAGACTAATTTTCAGAACTTCTCTGGAAACATGGTTGACTTGATTGTGAGCGAAGCATATGACCTCATGGCCACTTCCAAAGTGAAGAAGACAGTTGGGGAATGTGCTGACTATTTGAGCAAGAAAATAGGAAGTTGCATACCCTCATCACGGCAAGTTGAGTGTCCGGATCTTCTCAGTGAAGATGTAGTGAAGTCTGCCACCAAGCATGCTGATGTACAAGGGAATACTGACACATCAGCTCCCAGGACTGAATGTCTCCTGAGTGATAGAGAAGACAAAGTGGATCAAAGAACAGTACTTCAGAAAAATACTTCTGGTGTATACTCTATGTTGGACAAACACAGTCCAGCATCAGACAAGCTAACAGATACTGCCTACCTGCGGGAGAAAGATAGTCGTATTGATGAAAGCTCCCTCTTTCCCTTGCAGCCTTCCTTCAATAGAGACAGTCGTGAGACCGACTTTAGGAATGTATGGCAGTTCAGAGATGCAAGCCTTGAGGCACGTTCTTTGTCAATGAAGGATGCTTTGGAAGTCCCAAGTATCGAACTGGCAGGGCAGGGTGACCAAAAAATAGTTCTGGAAGAGGCGCTCAATATCAAGAGAAAATGTAATGGAACTCCAGGCACTCCACCATCCACCCCACTACAGCAGCCTCCACCTGTGTCTCAGGAGAAACAAATCAAGCAGTTCTCAAAGAAACTGAAGGGAAAGCTTGCAAAGGCATTTTCTCCAGCCACACCGCCATCTACCCCACAGTGCCAGCCTCCCGCTGGACCACTTGAAGCCAGAGCCAACTCTGAGAAGAAAGACTTCATGGTGAAGCTTATGAGGTCCCTTTCGGAGGAAGCATGTAGGAACGAGGAAGAGGAATACGGAAGAGACAGTAGGTGCCAATCCAGAATGCGGGGTGGAGATTGCCGGCTGGAACAAAACCTTCCTGTAGAAACCGACCAGAAAATCATGCAGAAGGGAGCGTTCCGGTATGCAGAGCGCTTAGCTTACCACTTTGTTTCTATGGCTACAGAAATGGACACCCTAGGTTTGGAAGAAGGAGGCAAGTTAACTGACAAGGAAGGTGAAGCCAACCTCCCAGTGCACAGTGCTCGGTTTTCACAAGAAACCTTAAATTGTTTGTGGACCTATGCTGGGGAACTAGCTGGGGAGGTCATCAATGACGTAAAGAAGATGATGATCAGTTCTACTCATCATGGCCGCAAGGCCTGGAGCGATGGCCAAGACGAGTCTGCTGAATGTCACTCACAGTTGGGCCACAGAGAATGTAGATTAAACAACATAGCCGACCAGTGGTCCAGCGATCTTGTGACCTCAGTTCTCAGCCTCCAGGGTTCTGGTGCAAGCGGACTGTCATCCAACTTCCCTAGTTGTGAGAGCGTAACCGATGAATATGCTGGGTACCTCATCAGGGTTCTGAAGAGAGAAGGGGGCAGTAGGGAGCTCATTTTGGATCAGTACGCCAGCCGACTTGCTTATAGATCTATCAAGTCGGGACTAGCACATGCCACAAGGAGAATCAAGCAGAAGTCCAGCCTGAAGCTTCACTCATTCAGGAGATTTCATCACAACGACACCGATGAGGTCTGGCGGAGGTCAGCTCTTGAGACACCTTTCACAGACGCACAGGCTGACCAGTGTACATGTCAGAAGACCAGAGATGTAAGCAGTGGGGAATACATTGAACTTGTTAACTTTGCAGAGTCTTTAGCTTACAACATCACATGTGATGTTACAAGAAAGCTCAGACTGCCATCTGTTCGTCTGCCCAAATCACTAACCGATTCCTGCCTGTACAAAAAGTCCAAGCCAGGAGATATGCCAGACAAGCTTATCAAAAGCTCATGCTCAAACTCCTTCCTACCTTACATGgagaaacacaaacaatatCACAGCACTGGTAGCTTAAATGATGGAACTTACAGTGACGGTGTCATGCAAGTCATTGAACGGTATGCCAGAAAAATTGTTGATGATACTTTAGAGGTGACACTTGCGACAGCAGGCCATCCAGCATTAGATGACAGAATAAGGATGAGCAGAAATGTGTATGCTGAAAAAGCCTGTCACTACTGTGCTGTCAAGGAGTGTCCATTTTTAAGGAATGTGGGCAGGCATTACTTCCAGGAAATTCACAGGAAAAGGGGGCAGGACTGTGAAGCATCAACTGTCAGCTGCTGTAACCAGGCAAGGGCTTGCAGTCTTGAAATTCCAAAGATTCACATCAATTTGGATAAGAGGGAGGTGTTTGCAGAAGAAGTGGTGTCTTCTGCAATTGAAAAAGCTAAGAGGGAGCTGAGCAGCACCAGCCTGAATGCAGACAGTGGGATTGGGCATGATGGTGCAAGTTTTGCTGAGAGCCTAACCACAGATATAATGGCATCTGCTATATCTAACATCTGCCGGGCTGTCAGTGTCAG CCCGCCTGGAAGAGAGCGGACAAACACATCAGAGTCTGCAGTGAGCCAGCAGCTGAGTGCAGGGGAGGACAGCATTGGTAGCTGGTCCAACCTCAGCTTCGAGGACGAGCATCCAGATGAGAGCAGCAGCTTTTTGCACCTGAGCGACAG TAATGGGAACAGCAGTAGCTGGAGCAGTCTGGGGTTAGAGGGGGAGGTTTGTGAGGATCCCttatccctctccccatctgacaG CAATGGCACAGAGGACAAAGAGCAGGACAAAGAGCTGGAGTCCAAGGAGCACATAGATGGTAATG AGCCTCCTCGAGTGGAGAGCAGGCCCCTCCTCCCAGAACGAGGGCTGCTGGTGGTCACCACACACCTGGGGGAACAGGCCCTGGACCCACAGGTGAACATGGTACTGCAGTGGATTGCAGCCTCCCAGTCCAACCTTCCCATGATGCAGCTTGGCCTTCCACCTGACAGGGAGTTGCAGCTG CTCCCAGCTGTGCTTCAAAAGGTGAAGGAGAAGGAGTGGAGGGTTGGGGAGCTCCTGCAGGCTCTCCTCAGGTATTGTGAAGAACTGGAACCGGGCACGGATCCAGAGAGACGCAGTGGGCAACCCTTCTTCCAGTGGCTGCTGGACCAAGCATAG